In one window of bacterium DNA:
- a CDS encoding nitrite/sulfite reductase: MSTSKQNGNGPLYNDLEAAIAGYTAGTLNSNQLKPVLAPFGIYEQRNAQFMLRVRITGGHLAATALRDLADVMEKNNIPLGHLSSRQAIQLHDVAVEKIVETMIQCHAIGLPFKGGGGNTYRNILISADSGLARDEAFDVLPYAEAIHRILANRPEAFLLPRKFKVGVFSKPSEAFLAAAQDLGFLAVTAGEKRGFTVYGGGGMGRDSGLGIKLIEFLPHDQFIRCTLAMLNLFSDQGDRVNRHQARLRYVLKNRGAQDFARLFHFYFERNTWDPPILPPSPDYAALANRRKRIPAGLPLQAGYEVWKRHAVGHTRLGTDQVTVRLYVPYGNLTPEQCRRLAGIAEDFGGSFLRLMRSQDLLLGPVSETSLPALYNRLIENFPGLDLTLRSFRGHITTCVGSSVCKIGVLSAPALADTISEKMDALLPADTPEKLKILRQLTDNLLISGCPNSCSGHPSAGLGLQGLKRRIGDKIEEAVLPFTGRSLQPESLRLSTYDEANPAITIENLPAFVAESLGFRTL, encoded by the coding sequence CAATGCCCAGTTCATGCTTCGCGTCCGGATCACGGGTGGCCACCTCGCTGCAACTGCTTTGCGCGATCTGGCTGATGTGATGGAGAAGAACAACATCCCATTGGGTCATCTTTCCAGCCGGCAGGCCATCCAGTTACATGATGTGGCCGTGGAGAAAATCGTTGAAACGATGATCCAATGCCATGCGATCGGCCTTCCGTTCAAGGGAGGCGGAGGAAATACCTATCGCAACATTCTCATTTCAGCAGACAGCGGCCTGGCACGGGATGAGGCTTTTGATGTCCTCCCCTATGCTGAGGCTATCCATCGGATCCTTGCCAACCGACCAGAGGCATTCCTGCTACCCAGAAAATTCAAAGTCGGGGTTTTCTCGAAACCTTCCGAGGCATTTCTGGCTGCTGCGCAGGATCTTGGGTTTCTTGCCGTGACCGCCGGTGAAAAACGCGGCTTCACCGTCTATGGCGGCGGCGGCATGGGGCGGGATAGCGGCTTGGGAATTAAGCTGATTGAGTTCCTCCCTCACGACCAGTTTATTAGGTGTACTTTGGCGATGCTTAATCTCTTCAGCGACCAGGGAGACCGTGTTAACCGACATCAGGCCCGGCTCAGGTATGTACTCAAGAATAGAGGTGCGCAGGACTTTGCCCGTCTGTTTCATTTCTATTTCGAGAGAAACACTTGGGATCCCCCTATTCTTCCGCCCAGCCCCGACTATGCGGCATTGGCTAACCGGCGCAAAAGAATACCTGCAGGACTTCCATTACAAGCAGGTTACGAGGTATGGAAACGTCACGCCGTGGGCCACACTCGACTGGGAACTGACCAGGTTACGGTTCGTCTTTATGTCCCCTATGGCAATCTCACTCCCGAACAATGCCGGCGTCTAGCTGGAATTGCAGAGGACTTTGGGGGAAGTTTCCTGCGGCTCATGAGGAGTCAGGATCTGCTTCTGGGCCCTGTATCTGAGACATCCTTGCCAGCCCTATACAACCGGCTTATCGAGAATTTCCCGGGGCTGGACTTGACGCTCCGCTCATTCCGGGGACATATCACCACCTGTGTTGGATCCTCCGTGTGCAAAATCGGGGTTCTGTCCGCTCCAGCTTTGGCTGATACCATCTCAGAAAAAATGGATGCACTTCTCCCGGCAGATACGCCGGAAAAGCTTAAGATCCTTCGGCAGCTGACGGATAACCTTCTGATCTCCGGTTGCCCTAATTCCTGTTCAGGCCATCCAAGCGCAGGATTAGGATTACAGGGATTGAAACGGCGTATTGGGGACAAAATCGAAGAAGCCGTCCTACCCTTCACAGGACGCTCCCTTCAGCCCGAGTCCCTACGGCTGTCAACCTATGATGAAGCCAACCCGGCCATCACGATTGAAAACCTGCCCGCCTTCGTTGCCGAATCACTTGGATTCAGGACGCTTTAA